Proteins from a genomic interval of Pseudomonas paeninsulae:
- the algB gene encoding sigma-54-dependent response regulator transcription factor AlgB has translation MDAAQSGGRILLVDDEAAILRTFRYCLEDAGHQVATASSANQAEALLQRQVFDLCFLDLRLGEDNGLDVLAQMRVQAPWMRVVIVTAHSAVDTAVDAMQAGAADYLVKPCSPEQLRMAATKQLEIRSMSTRLDALEGQVRNSKNDLDSNNPTMMAILETARQVAVTDANILILGESGTGKGELAQAIHGWSRRAKKYCVTINCPSLSAELMESELFGHSRGAFTGASESTQGRVNQADGGSLFLDEIGDFPLTLQPKLLRFIQDRQYERIGDPVTRQADVRILAATNRILGEMVKDGQFREDLLYRLNVITLSLPPLRERSEDLLPLAERFLAHFVKEYARPARDFSDAARAALLAYRWPGNIRELRNVIERASIICAQPLVEVSHLGLGEQPSGKGPQVGAAMSLEELEKAHIGAVLASSDTLEQAAKTLGIDASTLYRKRKLLDL, from the coding sequence ATGGACGCAGCACAATCAGGCGGGCGCATCCTGCTGGTCGATGACGAGGCGGCGATCTTACGCACCTTCCGTTACTGCCTGGAGGACGCTGGCCATCAGGTTGCCACGGCCAGCAGTGCCAATCAGGCTGAAGCGCTGCTGCAACGCCAGGTGTTCGACCTGTGCTTCCTCGATCTGCGTCTGGGCGAGGACAACGGCCTCGACGTCCTCGCCCAGATGCGCGTGCAGGCGCCCTGGATGCGCGTGGTGATAGTGACCGCGCATTCCGCGGTGGATACCGCAGTGGATGCCATGCAGGCCGGCGCGGCAGATTACCTGGTCAAGCCCTGCAGCCCCGAGCAACTGCGCATGGCCGCGACCAAACAACTGGAAATTCGCTCCATGTCCACCCGCCTGGATGCCCTGGAAGGCCAGGTGCGCAACAGCAAAAATGACCTCGACTCGAACAATCCGACCATGATGGCGATCCTGGAAACCGCGCGTCAGGTGGCCGTTACCGACGCCAACATCCTCATTCTCGGCGAGTCCGGCACCGGCAAGGGTGAACTGGCGCAGGCCATTCATGGCTGGAGCCGGCGGGCGAAAAAGTACTGCGTGACCATCAACTGCCCCTCGCTGAGCGCCGAACTGATGGAAAGCGAACTGTTCGGCCATAGCCGCGGCGCCTTCACCGGCGCCAGCGAAAGCACTCAGGGCCGAGTCAACCAGGCCGACGGCGGCAGCCTGTTCCTCGACGAGATCGGCGATTTCCCGCTGACCCTGCAACCCAAGTTGCTGCGGTTCATCCAGGACAGGCAATACGAGCGGATCGGTGACCCGGTGACGCGCCAGGCCGACGTGCGCATCCTCGCCGCCACCAATCGAATCCTCGGCGAGATGGTCAAGGATGGTCAGTTTCGTGAAGACCTGCTCTACCGCCTCAACGTCATCACCCTCAGTCTGCCGCCACTGCGCGAGCGCAGCGAAGACCTGCTGCCGCTGGCCGAGCGTTTTCTCGCCCACTTCGTCAAGGAATACGCCCGCCCGGCGCGGGATTTCAGTGATGCCGCGCGCGCGGCATTGCTGGCCTACCGCTGGCCCGGCAACATTCGCGAACTGCGCAATGTGATCGAACGCGCCAGCATCATCTGCGCCCAGCCGCTGGTCGAGGTCAGCCACCTCGGCCTCGGTGAACAGCCGTCTGGCAAGGGTCCGCAGGTCGGCGCCGCGATGAGCCTGGAGGAACTGGAGAAGGCCCACATCGGCGCGGTGTTGGCCAGCAGCGACACCCTCGAACAGGCGGCCAAGACACTCGGTATCGACGCCTCGACCCTGTACCGCAAACGCAAGCTGCTCGACCTATGA
- a CDS encoding BON domain-containing protein translates to MHQLKTLALATATAGLFAFMPLAAYAEQGDLSSQLSEARQEGSIWTAFALNRHLSPFKIDVDVENGSALLTGSVETAVERDLAEQVALGIEGVNKVDNQLQVDPKIEPTVSSGSTLAQRFDDATLVATVKSKLLWNSNTEGLDIKVISENGVVTLSGSAQTPAAKELAGRLTANTDGVRQVHNLLTVSASDTNAAKAQHAATDAGAAISDTWITSKVKSSLLYSRNLDGLNISVATKAGQVTLGGSVLSKAEKQLAIETARNIRGVRAVEAAGLNIAD, encoded by the coding sequence ATGCATCAGTTGAAAACTCTGGCCCTGGCCACCGCGACCGCCGGTTTGTTCGCCTTCATGCCCTTGGCGGCCTACGCCGAGCAGGGCGATCTGAGCAGTCAGCTGAGCGAAGCCCGCCAGGAAGGCTCGATCTGGACGGCGTTCGCCCTCAACCGTCACCTCAGCCCGTTCAAGATCGATGTGGATGTCGAGAACGGCAGCGCGCTGCTCACCGGCAGCGTGGAAACCGCTGTCGAGCGCGATCTTGCCGAGCAGGTGGCGTTGGGCATCGAAGGGGTGAACAAGGTTGATAACCAGCTGCAGGTCGATCCGAAGATCGAACCCACAGTCAGCAGCGGATCGACCCTGGCGCAGCGTTTCGATGACGCCACCCTGGTCGCCACGGTGAAGTCCAAGCTGCTGTGGAACAGCAACACCGAAGGCCTGGACATCAAGGTGATCAGCGAGAACGGTGTGGTGACCCTGTCAGGCAGTGCACAGACACCGGCGGCCAAGGAGCTGGCCGGGCGTCTGACGGCCAATACCGACGGTGTGCGCCAGGTGCATAACCTGCTGACCGTCAGCGCCAGCGATACTAATGCGGCGAAAGCACAGCACGCCGCGACTGATGCTGGGGCCGCGATTAGCGATACCTGGATCACCAGCAAGGTCAAATCCAGCCTGCTCTACAGCCGCAACCTCGATGGCCTGAACATCTCGGTGGCGACCAAGGCCGGTCAGGTCACTCTCGGCGGTAGCGTGCTGAGCAAGGCCGAGAAGCAACTGGCGATCGAGACCGCACGCAACATCCGCGGCGTTCGGGCGGTGGAGGCCGCAGGCCTGAATATCGCTGATTAA
- a CDS encoding DUF1328 domain-containing protein, translating to MLSWAITFLIIAIVAAVLGFGGIAGTATGIAKILFVVFLVMFIVSFIIGRRPRG from the coding sequence ATGTTGAGCTGGGCCATAACTTTTCTGATCATTGCCATCGTCGCAGCCGTACTGGGTTTCGGTGGTATCGCCGGCACTGCCACGGGTATCGCGAAGATTCTGTTCGTGGTGTTCCTGGTGATGTTTATCGTGTCGTTCATCATCGGTCGCCGCCCACGGGGCTAA
- a CDS encoding nucleoside recognition domain-containing protein has product MLNGLWLGFFVVAAVAGLSRWLLGDDPAVFAAMVESLFAMAKLAVEVMVVLFGTLTLWLGFLRIAERAGLVDLLGRALGPLFARLMPEVPRGHPALGFITLNFAANGLGLDNAATPIGLKAMRALQELNPSKVVASNAQILFLVLNTSSLTLLPVSIFMYRVQQGADDPTLVFLPILLATSASTLAGLLAVALMQRLRLWDPVVLAYLIPGALLLGGFMALLAGLSATALAALSSLLGNLTLFGLILLFLLVGALRRVPVYESFIEGAKEGFDVAKSLLPYLVAMLCAIGVLRASGALDFGLDGVRAAVQWLGWDTRFIDALPTALMKPFSGSAARAMLIETMQSFGVDSFPALLAATVQGSTETTFYVLAVYFGAVGIQRARHAVACALFADLAGILAAIGVCYWFFG; this is encoded by the coding sequence ATGCTGAACGGCTTGTGGCTGGGATTTTTCGTGGTGGCGGCAGTGGCGGGTTTGTCGCGCTGGTTGCTGGGTGACGATCCGGCGGTATTTGCCGCCATGGTCGAGAGTCTGTTCGCCATGGCCAAGCTGGCGGTCGAGGTGATGGTGGTGCTGTTCGGCACCCTGACCCTGTGGCTGGGCTTTCTGCGTATCGCCGAGAGGGCCGGCCTGGTCGACCTCCTGGGCCGTGCGCTGGGACCGTTGTTCGCGCGGTTGATGCCCGAGGTACCGCGCGGCCACCCGGCGCTGGGCTTCATCACCCTCAACTTCGCCGCCAACGGCCTCGGTCTGGACAATGCCGCCACGCCGATCGGCCTGAAAGCCATGCGGGCCCTGCAGGAGCTGAACCCGAGCAAGGTGGTGGCGAGCAACGCGCAGATCCTCTTCCTGGTGCTCAACACCTCCTCCCTGACCCTGCTGCCGGTATCGATCTTCATGTACCGGGTGCAACAGGGCGCCGACGACCCGACCCTGGTGTTCCTGCCGATCCTCCTGGCCACCAGCGCCTCGACCCTGGCCGGCCTGCTGGCGGTGGCCCTGATGCAGCGTCTGCGTCTGTGGGATCCGGTGGTGCTGGCCTACCTGATTCCCGGTGCGTTGCTGCTCGGCGGCTTCATGGCGCTGCTCGCCGGGCTCTCGGCCACGGCACTGGCGGCACTGTCCTCGCTGCTCGGCAACCTCACCCTGTTCGGCCTGATCCTGCTGTTCCTGCTGGTCGGTGCGCTGCGCCGGGTGCCGGTCTACGAGAGTTTCATCGAAGGCGCCAAGGAAGGCTTCGACGTGGCCAAGAGCTTGTTGCCCTACCTGGTCGCCATGCTCTGCGCGATTGGTGTATTGCGCGCCTCCGGCGCCCTGGATTTTGGCCTGGATGGCGTGCGCGCGGCGGTGCAGTGGCTGGGCTGGGACACCCGTTTCATCGATGCCCTGCCCACCGCGCTGATGAAGCCGTTCTCCGGCAGCGCGGCGCGGGCCATGCTGATCGAGACCATGCAAAGCTTTGGCGTGGACAGCTTCCCCGCCTTGTTGGCGGCTACGGTACAGGGCAGTACCGAGACCACCTTCTATGTGCTGGCGGTGTATTTCGGTGCGGTGGGCATTCAGCGCGCCCGACATGCCGTGGCCTGTGCGCTGTTCGCCGACCTGGCCGGGATTCTCGCCGCCATCGGCGTGTGCTACTGGTTCTTCGGCTGA